The following proteins are encoded in a genomic region of Liolophura sinensis isolate JHLJ2023 chromosome 7, CUHK_Ljap_v2, whole genome shotgun sequence:
- the LOC135471324 gene encoding organic cation transporter protein-like: MFASLMASLVVGILTTWVPEFISFCFSRFLLGAFGSGVFLNAFTLGIELVGPSKRMWTGMFIEVFWAIGEAILVLLAYFIRNWQYLQLAISVPSVLYISYWWLIPESPRWLMSNGRTEEAEKIIRHAAKVNKVTLPDKIFESKIEDEKNVPQIKVYQLFTHRVLLARSLIIFFNWCVVSMVYYGLSLNSGYLYGGVHLNFFLSVVVEFIAYAMCFPLLDRIGRKALHSTCMIVGGVACCCTIFTVLYLSEEYQPVTTALSLIGKLGASAAFAIIYIFSSELFPTVVRNGGMGVSSMSARVGSMASPYIADLGQLAGGNFGVALPLIIFGGLSVLAGVASLWLPETLNRKLPETIQDAIDFKNQKPEGHADKQRMGKAKVVGISARKLDFDNPALEGDDVL, translated from the exons ATGTTTGCCTCCTTGATGGCATCCCTTGTTGTGGGAATACTGACGACGTGGGTCCCAGAATTTATCAGTTTCTGTTTCTCACGATTCCTGTTGGGAGCTTTCGGATCTGGGGTTTTCCTGAATGCGTTCACACTGG GTATTGAACTGGTGGGACCGTCCAAGAGGATGTGGACAGGAATGTTTATTGAGGTGTTTTGGGCGATTGGAGAGGCGATTCTTGTCCTGTTGGCTTACTTCATCCGGAACTGGCAGTACTTGCAGCTGGCCATCTCTGTGCCCTCAGTACTCTACATATCCTACTGGTG gcTTATCCCAGAATCCCCTCGGTGGCTAATGTCCAATGGACGTACAGAGGAAGCGGAAAAAATCATTCGTCACGCGGCAAAGGTCAATAAGGTCACATTGCCAGATAAGATCTTTGAGAGTAAGATCGAAGATGAAAAAAACGTTCCACAAATCAAAGTCTACCAGCTGTTTACACACCGAGTCTTACTAGCAAGATCGCTCATTATCTTCTTCAACTG GTGTGTCGTGAGCATGGTGTATTACGGCCTCTCTCTGAACAGTGGGTACCTTTACGGGGGCGTGCACCTTAATTTCTTCCTCTCAGTCGTCGTTGAGTTCATCGCATACGCCATGTGCTTTCCGCTCTTGGACCGGATTGGACGAAAGGCCCTTCACTCAACGTGTATGATCGTTGGGGGCGTGGCTTGTTGCTGTACAATCTTCACAGTCTTGTATTTGTCTGAGG aatacCAACCGGTTACAACGGCTTTGTCGTTGATAGGAAAACTTGGAGCATCAGCAGCATTTGCTATCATCTACATCTTCTCATCGGAACTTTTCCCCACTGTTGTTCGGAATGGCGGCATGGGTGTCAGCTCGATGAGCGCCCGTGTCGGCAGTATGGCATCCCCGTACATCGCTGACTTG GGCCAGCTTGCTGGAGGTAACTTCGGGGTCGCCTTACCGCTCATTATCTTCGGGGGTCTCTCCGTGTTAGCTGGCGTAGCCTCGTTATGGTTACCGGAAACTCTGAACCGGAAGCTGCCGGAAACCATCCAAGATGCGATTGATTTTAAGAA TCAAAAGCCAGAAGGCCACGCGGACAAGCAGCGAATGGGAAAAGCGAAAGTCGTGGGAATCAGCGCTCGCAAACTGGACTTCGACAATCCAGCTCTTGAGGGAGACGATGTCCTGTAA